A portion of the Glycine max cultivar Williams 82 chromosome 10, Glycine_max_v4.0, whole genome shotgun sequence genome contains these proteins:
- the LOC100792121 gene encoding transcription factor PIF1 — protein MDDDDEEYPIPVSKKPSTQNDEIMELLWQNGQVVMQNQNQRPFRKQPPTTDGDGPIPAREIRSSEAENYNSQHLFMQEDEMASWLHYPIHEDPPPFDHHDFCADILYPPPNATASQNQSSASVQSSVRTTELQHPAPRPPIPPPRRQEHTLSRIHNFTHFAKHGNASSSSKAAAPAQPTVATAEHVETGRASVSAAAGKTPASDGGRETATCDVTVTSSPGGSSGSAEPVQREPVVNRKRKGREQEESEYQSEDVDFESPEAKKQVRGSTSTKRSHAAEVHNLSERRRRDRINEKMKALQELIPRCNKSDKASMLDEAIEYLKSLQLQVQMMSMGCGMVPMIFPGIQQYMPPMGMGIGMGMGMGMEMGMGMNRSVMPFPNMLASSTLPAATATAHLGPRFPMPPFHMPHVATPDSSRMQGANHPDNNMLNSLGTLDPDQSCIPNFTDPYQQYLSLQQAQLQLMQTMNQPNVSKPSTSRGQENPEKHQSDKT, from the exons ATGGACGACGACGACGAAGAATACCCAATTCCCGTCTCAAAGAAACCCTCCAC GCAAAACGATGAGATCATGGAACTGTTATGGCAAAACGGCCAGGTCGTGatgcaaaaccaaaaccaacgACCGTTCAGAAAACAACCGCCGACGACGGACGGCGACGGCCCCATTCCGGCGAGGGAGATTCGATCCTCCGAAGCGGAAAACTACAATAGCCAACACTTGTTCATGCAAGAAGACGAAATGGCGTCGTGGCTGCACTATCCAATCCATGAAGATCCTCCTCCCTTCGATCACCACGATTTCTGCGCCGACATCCTCTACCCGCCGCCAAACGCCACCGCGAGCCAGAATCAAAGCAGCGCCTCCGTGCAGTCCTCCGTTCGCACGACGGAGCTCCAGCATCCGGCTCCTCGGCCTCCGATTCCGCCGCCGAGGCGGCAGGAGCATACGCTGAGCAGGATACACAATTTCACGCACTTCGCAAAGCACGGCAATGCGTCGTCGAGTTCGAAGGCGGCCGCGCCGGCGCAGCCGACGGTAGCCACGGCGGAGCACGTGGAAACCGGCCGCGCGAGCGTCAGCGCCGCCGCCGGTAAAACCCCCGCGTCGGATGGCGGGAGGGAGACGGCGACGTGCGACGTGACCGTGACGTCATCGCCTGGCGGTTCGAGCGGGAGCGCTGAACCGGTTCAGAGAGAACCAGTGGTGAACCGGAAGAGGAAGGGAAGGGAACAAGAGGAATCGGAGTATCAGAGCGAG GATGTTGATTTTGAATCTCCGGAAGCTAAAAAGCAAGTTCGTGGTTCTACATCTACGAAAAGATCTCATGCTGCAGAAGTCCATAATCTCTCAGAGAGG AGGCGTCGAGATAGAATTAATGAGAAGATGAAAGCTTTGCAAGAACTTATACCTCGGTGCAACAAG TCTGACAAAGCTTCAATGCTGGATGAAGCAATTGAGTACTTGAAGTCACTGCAATTACAAGTGCAG ATGATGTCCATGGGATGTGGCATGGTACCTATGATATTTCCTGGAATCCAGCAGTATATGCCACCAATGGGAATGGGGATTGGGATGGGTATGGGTATGGGCATGGAAATGGGAATGGGAATGAACAGATCAGTAATGCCATTTCCCAATATGTTAGCTAGTTCGACTTTGCCAGCAGCAACTGCAACTGCTCATTTGGGACCAAGGTTTCCTATGCCTCCTTTCCATATGCCCCATGTTGCTACACCTGATTCATCCAGAATGCAAGGAGCAAATCACCCAGATAATAATATGCTTAACTCACTTGGTACACTAGATCCAGATCAATCATGTATCCCAAACTTCACTGATCCTTATCAACAGTACCTCAGTCTCCAACAGGCACAGTTACAATTAATGCAG ACAATGAACCAACCAAATGTCAGCAAGCCTAGTACTAGTAGAGGTCAAGAGAATCCAGAAAAGCATCAGTCAG ACAAAACATGA